In the genome of Nitrospira japonica, one region contains:
- a CDS encoding glycosyltransferase: protein MPARLMLLAIGLGVGGTETHILELASRIDRSRYDVTVCCLKTAGCLADELRARGVRVVSLNGTGKLDALVLFRLWKLVRRERPDVIQAFLFWANMAARLLGRAMKAVPVISSYHDEVVSEGWLIRALDRLTFGWSHTIVCCSEAVRRSVSSQVCARPARYTIIPFGLDPQQFNPSDAATRQELGLSQDLPVLGTVCRLVEPKKGLSILLQALAEMRRREGSPLCQILIVGDGPARDMLQTMSEHLGIASRVVFAGCRRDIPRVLPLLHGFVMPSLYEGFGIAILEAMASGKAVIATAVGGIPEFVKQGETGLLVEPGSPLALAEAMTTLLRDQESARRMGSRGRDFVRDNFGIATVVRRHEQVYDACLAHA, encoded by the coding sequence ATGCCTGCTAGGTTGATGCTTCTGGCGATCGGCCTGGGAGTCGGAGGCACGGAAACCCATATTCTGGAATTGGCGTCGAGGATCGATCGGTCTCGCTACGACGTGACGGTCTGTTGCCTCAAGACCGCCGGATGCCTGGCGGACGAATTGCGCGCCAGGGGAGTGCGGGTGGTGTCGCTCAATGGAACGGGAAAACTCGACGCGCTGGTTTTGTTTCGACTCTGGAAACTTGTCAGGAGGGAACGGCCCGACGTGATTCAGGCCTTTCTTTTTTGGGCAAATATGGCGGCGAGGCTGCTCGGCCGTGCCATGAAGGCGGTTCCCGTCATCTCGTCCTATCACGATGAAGTGGTGAGCGAGGGATGGTTGATCCGGGCGTTGGATCGCCTCACATTCGGGTGGTCCCATACCATTGTCTGTTGCAGCGAAGCGGTTCGACGCTCCGTATCGTCACAGGTCTGTGCGAGGCCCGCCCGCTATACGATCATTCCGTTCGGGCTCGATCCCCAGCAGTTCAATCCGAGCGACGCCGCCACGAGGCAAGAACTGGGACTCAGCCAGGACTTGCCCGTTCTGGGAACCGTCTGCCGGCTCGTCGAACCGAAAAAGGGGTTGTCCATCCTGCTGCAAGCCCTGGCCGAGATGCGTCGCCGCGAAGGTTCTCCGCTCTGCCAGATCCTGATCGTCGGAGACGGCCCCGCCCGGGACATGCTGCAAACCATGAGCGAGCATTTGGGGATCGCTTCGAGGGTCGTTTTTGCCGGCTGCCGGAGGGACATTCCCAGAGTGTTACCGCTCCTGCATGGTTTCGTCATGCCGTCCCTCTATGAGGGGTTCGGCATCGCGATTCTCGAAGCCATGGCTTCAGGAAAGGCGGTCATCGCCACCGCCGTCGGCGGCATTCCCGAGTTCGTGAAGCAGGGCGAGACAGGATTGCTCGTCGAACCGGGATCTCCCCTCGCATTGGCCGAGGCCATGACGACGTTGCTGCGGGATCAGGAATCGGCCCGTCGCATGGGCAGCCGGGGGCGCGATTTTGTCAGGGACAATTTTGGCATTGCGACCGTCGTTCGCCGGCATGAACAAGTGTATGACGCGTGCCTGGCCCATGCGTGA
- a CDS encoding glycosyltransferase produces MKILQISTYDKGGGAEAVAWELFSAYRRRGHLSRMAVGDKRTGDSDVTTFPLDERRWPVRLSRRLAPYEGRIRGAWRLRRWLELYAAYPPAWVQSRLGRENFNFPETWRLFQQMENQPDVVHCHNLHGGWLTRGGYFDLRMLPWLSRRVPTMLTLHDTWLLSGHCAYTLGCDRWKTGCGRCPDLSIYPALARDGTAHNWRMKQSIYDDSRLYIATPSRWLMRQVEQSMLAPAVIEGRVIPNGVDSAVFCPGRKDEARASLGLPQDAAILLFVANAAKQNIFKDYKTVEACAIRVAARFRTRKVLLLVLGEADETHVFDNGEIRCVPFQTQRAVTARFYQAADVYVHAAKSDTFPNTILEALSCGIPVVATAVDGIPEQVEEGRSGFLVPAGDADSMAAHVYRLLSTESLRAAIGRAAAERASRLFGLDRQVDAYLGWYGEMAARNQTKKELAHAC; encoded by the coding sequence ATGAAAATTCTCCAGATAAGTACGTATGACAAGGGGGGCGGAGCCGAAGCCGTCGCCTGGGAGCTGTTTTCGGCGTATCGGCGCCGCGGCCATCTCTCCCGGATGGCGGTCGGAGACAAACGGACTGGTGATTCCGATGTCACGACGTTCCCCCTGGATGAACGGCGGTGGCCGGTGCGCTTGAGCCGACGATTGGCCCCGTACGAGGGACGGATCCGTGGTGCCTGGCGGCTGCGTCGATGGTTGGAATTGTACGCAGCCTATCCTCCCGCCTGGGTTCAGTCACGATTGGGGAGAGAGAACTTCAATTTTCCCGAAACCTGGCGGCTCTTTCAACAGATGGAGAACCAACCTGACGTCGTCCACTGTCACAATCTTCACGGGGGATGGCTGACACGGGGAGGATATTTCGATTTGCGGATGCTTCCATGGCTGAGCCGTCGGGTGCCGACGATGTTGACGTTGCACGACACGTGGCTGCTCAGCGGCCATTGCGCCTATACGCTGGGCTGTGACCGTTGGAAAACGGGATGTGGGCGATGTCCGGATCTTTCCATTTATCCCGCGCTGGCCCGAGACGGGACGGCGCACAACTGGCGGATGAAGCAGTCCATTTACGACGACTCCCGTCTTTACATCGCGACGCCGTCCCGGTGGCTGATGCGTCAGGTGGAACAGTCCATGCTGGCTCCGGCCGTCATCGAGGGCCGGGTCATTCCGAACGGGGTCGATTCCGCCGTGTTTTGTCCCGGCCGGAAGGACGAGGCGAGAGCGTCGCTGGGATTGCCTCAAGATGCGGCCATTCTGTTGTTCGTCGCCAATGCCGCCAAGCAGAACATCTTCAAGGATTACAAGACGGTGGAGGCCTGTGCGATCCGGGTCGCTGCCCGATTCCGGACCCGGAAGGTCTTGCTGCTGGTATTGGGAGAAGCGGATGAGACGCACGTCTTCGACAACGGAGAAATCCGGTGTGTGCCGTTTCAGACCCAGCGAGCCGTCACCGCCCGTTTCTATCAAGCTGCGGATGTCTATGTGCACGCGGCAAAGTCGGACACCTTCCCCAATACGATCCTGGAAGCCTTGAGTTGCGGGATTCCGGTCGTGGCCACGGCGGTCGACGGCATTCCTGAACAGGTCGAGGAAGGACGTTCCGGCTTTCTCGTGCCCGCAGGCGACGCCGACTCGATGGCGGCGCACGTGTACCGCCTGCTCTCGACGGAGTCGCTGCGCGCGGCCATCGGGAGAGCAGCCGCGGAACGGGCCTCGCGCCTCTTCGGATTGGACAGGCAGGTCGACGCATATCTCGGGTGGTACGGGGAGATGGCGGCCCGCAATCAGACAAAGAAGGAATTGGCCCATGCCTGCTAG
- a CDS encoding glycosyltransferase family 2 protein, producing the protein MNPCPLTISIVTPSYNQAPFLEDAVRSVLTQDDGNLEYVIIDGGSSDGSPDIIRRYQDRLAYWVSEPDKGQYDAINKGFARTTGEIMAWLNSDDKFTPWSFSIVRDIFLRYPEVEWISTLQPLSWNDRGQAVAVSFTGGFNRGSFLRGGNCPSKGSYGRRWIQQESTFWRRSLWERAGGRIETSLGLASDFELWARFYTHADLYGVLAPLGGFRAHGNQKSVLQAEQYLAEAEQVLRQYGGKPCGGIEALVRGMLWKVARHGALLPIPDMMLAASHRVKLTFPTNVITWDGVSEWRIISGFVI; encoded by the coding sequence GTGAATCCTTGTCCGTTGACCATCTCCATCGTCACGCCGTCCTACAATCAGGCGCCGTTTCTGGAAGACGCGGTCCGGTCCGTCCTGACTCAGGATGACGGCAACCTCGAATACGTCATCATCGACGGCGGATCATCGGACGGCAGCCCAGACATCATCCGCCGGTATCAGGACCGCCTGGCGTATTGGGTGAGCGAGCCCGACAAGGGGCAATATGACGCCATCAATAAAGGATTCGCCAGAACCACAGGCGAGATCATGGCGTGGCTCAACAGCGACGACAAGTTCACTCCCTGGTCTTTCTCCATTGTGAGGGACATTTTTCTGCGCTACCCGGAAGTGGAATGGATCAGCACCCTGCAGCCCTTGAGTTGGAACGACCGAGGGCAGGCCGTAGCCGTGAGTTTCACCGGAGGATTCAATCGCGGGTCGTTCCTCAGAGGCGGTAATTGCCCCAGCAAGGGGTCCTATGGGCGGCGATGGATTCAGCAAGAATCGACGTTCTGGAGGAGATCGCTCTGGGAGCGGGCAGGAGGGCGGATCGAAACCTCGCTGGGCTTGGCGTCCGACTTCGAACTCTGGGCAAGGTTCTATACGCATGCCGACCTGTACGGTGTGCTGGCGCCGCTGGGAGGATTTCGTGCCCATGGTAATCAGAAGTCCGTCCTCCAGGCCGAGCAGTATCTGGCGGAAGCCGAACAGGTCCTTCGCCAGTACGGAGGGAAGCCTTGCGGGGGAATCGAAGCGCTTGTGCGCGGCATGCTCTGGAAAGTCGCGCGTCATGGCGCGCTCCTGCCGATTCCGGACATGATGCTGGCGGCGTCGCATCGCGTAAAGCTTACATTTCCCACCAACGTCATCACATGGGACGGCGTTTCAGAATGGCGAATCATCTCGGGCTTTGTCATATGA
- a CDS encoding FkbM family methyltransferase, translating to MKKLIQRTARAFGIEIRRIQPVAAGEPGSERPSLEGSLTQAREAGLDPKTVIDVGAAVGSFTRTCRGVFPDARYLLVEPLEEYLPSLDKVVKDIPGATYELAAATDHRDGVMVNIHPDLVGSSLYRETEEGSEVNGIPRKVPSVTVDALVRERHAEPPYVLKIDVQGAELDVLAGAERVLQRTDLVLLEVSLFQFFERGPVFCDIVEFMKTRGFVPYDILNLQYRPLDHALSQVDISFVKENGAFRRHHYYATPDQRHDQNVRFRSHLIRLLSVE from the coding sequence GTGAAGAAACTCATTCAACGTACCGCTAGAGCATTTGGAATTGAGATCCGCCGGATCCAACCGGTTGCGGCGGGTGAACCCGGCAGCGAACGTCCTTCCCTCGAAGGAAGTCTGACACAGGCCCGAGAAGCCGGCCTGGATCCGAAGACCGTGATCGACGTCGGGGCAGCGGTCGGATCATTTACACGGACTTGCCGGGGCGTATTTCCCGATGCCCGATACCTGCTGGTCGAGCCGCTCGAAGAGTATCTCCCATCCCTGGACAAGGTGGTCAAAGACATCCCCGGGGCGACCTATGAGCTTGCGGCCGCGACCGATCATCGGGACGGGGTAATGGTCAACATCCATCCCGATCTCGTGGGTTCCTCCCTCTATCGGGAAACAGAAGAAGGCAGTGAAGTCAACGGTATCCCTCGTAAGGTTCCCTCGGTGACCGTCGATGCATTGGTCCGGGAACGCCACGCCGAACCCCCGTACGTGCTCAAGATCGACGTCCAGGGAGCGGAACTCGATGTGTTGGCGGGAGCCGAGCGCGTTCTTCAGAGAACCGATCTGGTGCTGCTGGAGGTTTCGCTCTTTCAGTTTTTTGAGCGGGGACCGGTGTTCTGCGACATCGTCGAATTCATGAAGACCAGGGGATTTGTCCCATACGACATTCTCAACCTCCAGTATCGACCACTGGACCACGCCCTCTCCCAGGTCGATATCTCGTTCGTGAAGGAGAACGGAGCGTTTCGGCGGCATCACTATTATGCGACGCCGGACCAACGGCACGACCAGAACGTTCGATTCCGATCGCACCTCATACGGCTCTTGTCGGTCGAGTGA
- a CDS encoding class I SAM-dependent methyltransferase, whose amino-acid sequence MVLVNIGCGSTWHPAWINLDVRPSHGQVKRWDALLGLPFADAEVDACYSSHFLEHLSRTQARALMVEAGRVLKPGGIIRLAVPDLEAMTKEYLSLLTQAASGDETAARRYEWITLEMLDQLVRTESGGEMERYLRSQAGGNADYVLSRIGPGAKEYLCQSKTVDNPRPSDDRNVAGPPHAGLQRALCAAVAPLKRIFQRTGHSFQDVAAQWCGALAGARGRQAMQEGLFRQSGEIHRWMYDRFSLRRLLEQAGFQQIHTRTAFESRIPAFATFGLDVLDGRVRKPDSLFMEAVRS is encoded by the coding sequence ATGGTGCTGGTCAACATCGGCTGCGGTTCAACCTGGCACCCGGCCTGGATCAATCTGGACGTCCGTCCGTCGCATGGACAGGTCAAGCGATGGGACGCGTTACTCGGCCTCCCATTCGCCGACGCCGAAGTGGACGCCTGTTACTCGTCCCATTTTCTGGAACACCTGTCACGGACGCAGGCTCGCGCCCTTATGGTAGAAGCCGGACGGGTGCTCAAGCCCGGTGGAATCATCCGACTGGCGGTTCCCGATCTCGAAGCCATGACCAAGGAATATCTCAGCCTGTTGACCCAGGCGGCGAGCGGAGATGAAACAGCGGCCCGGCGCTATGAATGGATCACGTTGGAGATGCTGGATCAACTGGTTCGCACGGAATCGGGCGGTGAAATGGAACGATACCTGAGATCACAAGCGGGAGGCAATGCGGACTATGTGTTGTCCAGAATCGGTCCCGGAGCGAAAGAATACCTGTGCCAGTCCAAGACCGTGGATAATCCTCGTCCATCGGACGATCGGAATGTAGCCGGTCCCCCTCATGCCGGATTGCAGCGTGCATTGTGCGCGGCGGTCGCCCCGCTGAAGCGAATCTTCCAGCGTACAGGGCACAGCTTCCAGGATGTGGCTGCCCAGTGGTGCGGAGCCTTGGCCGGCGCGCGGGGAAGGCAAGCGATGCAGGAAGGTCTTTTCCGTCAGTCCGGAGAAATTCATCGGTGGATGTACGACCGATTTTCGCTTCGGCGGTTGCTCGAACAGGCCGGGTTTCAACAGATTCATACGCGCACCGCTTTCGAAAGCCGTATTCCGGCCTTCGCAACCTTTGGTCTTGACGTGCTGGACGGGCGCGTTCGAAAGCCGGATTCACTATTCATGGAAGCGGTGAGATCCTAA
- a CDS encoding methyltransferase domain-containing protein — MPTLDWLRAEFHYGYDSGDVLSWIPGRRRWGEERKCGGSYRRVFTRVVRPRLFADSKVLELGPGRGSWSRAILRHIPNGELHTVDFQDVSPWLHPDLSAGRLVCHRVQDNTFAGLPDRYFDFFWSFGVLCHNEIESIGDILRSARAKMKTGGIAAHQYGDWSKLDHFGWERGGVPTEFRNKPDREIWWPRNDQATMCRIAGEAGWEVLQGDVGLLGRDPIIVLRNP; from the coding sequence ATGCCCACCCTTGATTGGCTCAGAGCAGAGTTTCATTACGGGTACGACAGCGGAGACGTTTTATCCTGGATTCCCGGACGCCGTCGGTGGGGCGAGGAGCGGAAGTGCGGAGGGTCCTATCGCAGGGTGTTCACCCGGGTGGTGCGGCCGCGCCTGTTTGCCGACTCCAAAGTGCTCGAATTGGGGCCGGGCCGGGGATCATGGTCCAGGGCAATCTTACGACACATTCCAAACGGCGAGCTCCATACCGTTGATTTCCAGGACGTCAGCCCATGGCTGCATCCCGATCTATCGGCTGGCCGCCTGGTGTGCCATCGCGTACAGGACAATACGTTTGCCGGCCTTCCTGACCGATATTTCGATTTTTTTTGGTCCTTTGGCGTGCTCTGCCATAATGAAATCGAATCCATCGGTGACATCCTGCGATCCGCCCGAGCAAAGATGAAAACCGGAGGCATCGCGGCGCATCAATATGGGGATTGGTCCAAACTCGACCACTTCGGGTGGGAGAGGGGCGGAGTGCCGACTGAGTTTCGAAACAAACCCGATCGGGAAATCTGGTGGCCGAGGAATGATCAGGCGACCATGTGCCGCATAGCCGGGGAAGCGGGGTGGGAAGTGCTTCAGGGCGACGTGGGACTTCTCGGCCGCGACCCGATAATCGTACTGCGAAATCCCTAA
- a CDS encoding glycosyltransferase, which translates to MQLAPIAVFAYNRSEHLQRTLAALSRCDWADRSTLIVYSDGPKTAGDAGAVRRVREIVQAAVGFADVRIVNRTQNFGLARSIITGVTELCRAHGRVIILEDDLVVARGFISYMNQALERYENDRTVMQVSGYVLPMPNVSCLGETFFCRVASSWGWATWERAWNCFCSDPAALLERLASSERRRQFDVEDSYPYYAMLQQHAAGKLDVWGVRWYASMFLQGGLCLYPTESLVQNIGMDGSGMHCHPSTTFDVRLSDKDRWAFREPVGESGEAIEMISKFFRTMRNGNAAAAQRATPWMRRMVHTCRSLAERVSRSIGRREVV; encoded by the coding sequence ATGCAACTCGCTCCCATTGCAGTATTCGCCTACAACCGGTCCGAGCATCTTCAGCGCACGCTGGCAGCCCTGTCTCGCTGCGACTGGGCCGATCGGAGCACTCTGATTGTCTACAGCGATGGTCCCAAAACGGCCGGCGACGCAGGCGCGGTGAGACGGGTTCGAGAGATCGTGCAAGCCGCCGTCGGTTTTGCCGACGTCAGGATCGTGAACCGGACGCAGAATTTTGGTTTGGCGCGCTCGATCATCACCGGTGTCACCGAGCTATGCCGTGCCCACGGTCGAGTGATCATTCTGGAGGACGATCTCGTCGTGGCCCGTGGATTTATCAGTTACATGAATCAGGCGCTGGAACGGTATGAAAATGACCGCACCGTCATGCAGGTTTCGGGATACGTGCTGCCGATGCCGAACGTTTCGTGCCTGGGCGAGACGTTTTTCTGCCGAGTCGCCAGCAGCTGGGGCTGGGCGACCTGGGAGCGGGCGTGGAACTGCTTCTGCTCGGATCCGGCTGCGCTGTTGGAACGGCTCGCCTCCAGCGAGCGACGCCGGCAGTTCGATGTGGAGGACAGCTATCCCTACTATGCAATGTTGCAGCAGCATGCGGCAGGCAAACTCGACGTGTGGGGGGTACGTTGGTACGCCAGTATGTTTCTCCAGGGAGGGCTCTGCCTGTATCCGACCGAGTCGCTGGTGCAGAACATCGGGATGGACGGTAGCGGCATGCACTGTCATCCCTCGACGACATTTGACGTGCGCCTGAGCGACAAGGATCGCTGGGCTTTTCGCGAGCCGGTCGGCGAGTCCGGTGAAGCGATCGAGATGATATCGAAGTTCTTTCGGACGATGAGAAACGGAAACGCCGCCGCTGCACAACGGGCGACTCCATGGATGAGGCGCATGGTCCATACTTGTCGTTCGTTGGCCGAACGGGTTTCCCGGTCCATTGGCCGGCGGGAGGTTGTGTAG
- a CDS encoding class I SAM-dependent methyltransferase, with protein MITIPSWLADFGLSLNRWHYKQRLESSYLRGTSIPSWFDHRIDLYYQWPNNLFWLERGFFARRYMFEGCTVLDLFCGDGFYARNLYATIAGRIDAVDKESRAIAHARAIHAHPKITYWQKDAVKDGLPGASYDVVAWFEGIEHLSEEECTLLLNRLKAAVGEQGTLVGSTPLVAKDQAGKNNWEHQHEFETADEVKSLIGRYFFDVHVEVTVYPELKAGVRRTAYFSARHPK; from the coding sequence ATGATCACGATTCCCTCATGGCTTGCCGACTTCGGGCTATCGCTCAACCGATGGCATTACAAGCAGCGGCTCGAGTCTTCCTACTTGCGGGGTACTTCCATCCCATCCTGGTTCGATCATCGAATCGATTTGTACTATCAGTGGCCGAACAATTTGTTTTGGCTCGAGCGGGGCTTCTTCGCTCGTCGGTATATGTTCGAAGGCTGTACGGTGCTCGACCTCTTTTGCGGGGATGGATTCTATGCGCGGAATCTCTATGCCACGATCGCCGGACGAATCGACGCCGTCGACAAGGAATCTCGAGCCATTGCCCATGCGCGCGCGATTCATGCGCACCCCAAGATCACCTATTGGCAAAAGGATGCCGTCAAGGACGGGCTGCCGGGAGCGTCCTATGATGTGGTCGCTTGGTTCGAGGGAATCGAGCATCTCAGCGAAGAGGAATGCACTCTGTTGCTGAATCGACTGAAGGCCGCCGTCGGGGAGCAGGGAACGCTCGTGGGCTCCACGCCGCTGGTCGCCAAGGATCAAGCGGGAAAGAACAATTGGGAGCATCAGCACGAGTTTGAGACGGCGGATGAAGTGAAATCTCTAATCGGACGATACTTTTTCGATGTTCATGTGGAAGTGACCGTGTATCCCGAATTGAAGGCGGGCGTGCGCCGCACCGCGTACTTTTCCGCACGGCATCCGAAATAG